A window of Polaribacter litorisediminis contains these coding sequences:
- a CDS encoding acetyl-CoA C-acyltransferase, whose translation MKDVVIVSVARTPIGSFMGSLSNIPATILGATAIKGALEKINLDPNLVEEVFMGNVVSAGLGQAPARQAAIHAGIPDSVPCTTVNKVCASGMKSIMLAAQTIALNNANVVVAGGMENMSSIPHYQHARNGSKFGPITMEDGMQKDGLVDAYDKVAMGVCADECATAYEFSREDQDAFAIQSYNRSSKAWSEGKFADEIVPVSIPQRRGEPIIFSEDEEFKNVKLEKIPALRAAFTKDGTVTAANASTINDGGAALILMSAEKAKELNLTPLAKIVSYADAAQEPKWFTTAPAKALPKALAKANLSLDDVDYFELNEAFSIVGLANMKILGLSDKNVNVNGGAVSLGHPLGVSGARIIIALTSILKQNDAKIGAAAICNGGGGASAMIIERI comes from the coding sequence ATGAAGGATGTAGTAATTGTATCGGTGGCAAGAACGCCCATTGGTAGTTTTATGGGAAGTTTATCTAATATACCTGCAACTATTTTAGGAGCTACTGCCATAAAAGGAGCTTTAGAGAAAATTAATTTAGACCCTAATTTAGTTGAAGAAGTTTTTATGGGGAATGTTGTTTCTGCTGGTTTAGGACAAGCGCCTGCAAGACAAGCTGCAATTCATGCCGGAATTCCAGATTCTGTTCCTTGTACAACGGTTAATAAGGTTTGTGCTTCTGGAATGAAATCTATTATGCTTGCGGCGCAAACTATTGCTTTGAATAATGCCAATGTGGTAGTTGCTGGTGGTATGGAAAATATGAGTTCAATTCCGCATTATCAACATGCAAGAAATGGTTCTAAATTTGGACCGATCACTATGGAAGACGGGATGCAAAAAGATGGATTGGTAGATGCATATGACAAAGTTGCCATGGGAGTTTGTGCTGATGAATGTGCTACTGCCTATGAATTTTCTAGAGAAGACCAAGATGCATTTGCAATTCAATCTTACAATAGATCATCAAAAGCTTGGAGCGAAGGAAAATTTGCTGATGAAATTGTACCGGTTTCAATTCCGCAAAGAAGAGGAGAACCTATTATTTTTTCTGAAGACGAAGAATTTAAAAATGTAAAGCTCGAGAAGATTCCTGCTTTACGAGCTGCTTTTACAAAAGACGGAACTGTAACTGCTGCAAACGCATCCACTATAAATGACGGAGGAGCTGCACTCATTTTAATGTCTGCTGAGAAAGCGAAAGAATTAAACCTTACACCGCTTGCAAAAATAGTAAGTTATGCAGATGCTGCGCAAGAACCTAAATGGTTTACCACTGCACCGGCAAAAGCCTTGCCTAAAGCTTTGGCAAAAGCAAATCTTTCTTTAGATGATGTAGATTATTTTGAATTAAATGAAGCCTTTTCTATTGTTGGCTTAGCCAATATGAAGATTTTAGGATTATCCGATAAAAACGTAAATGTAAATGGTGGTGCCGTTTCTTTAGGGCATCCTTTAGGAGTTTCTGGAGCAAGAATTATTATTGCATTAACCTCTATTTTAAAACAAAATGATGCAAAAATTGGTGCTGCAGCAATTTGTAACGGCGGTGGTGGTGCAAGTGCGATGATTATTGAAAGAATTTAA
- a CDS encoding AIR synthase related protein, whose translation MSQEVSKRYAQRGVSASKEDVHNAIKNIDKGLFPKAFCKIVPDYLTNDDDYCLIMHADGAGTKSSLAYMYWKETGDISVWKGIAQDALIMNIDDLLCVGATNNIMLSSTIGRNKSKIPGEVLSAIINGTEELIEDLKGFGVTIHSTGGETADVGDLVRTIIVDSTVTARMKRSEVIDNANIKAGDVIVGLESFGQATYETEYNGGMGSNGLTSARHDVFHKYLAEKYPESFDAAVPEELVYSGNTKLTDEIENSPIDAGKLVLSPTRTYAPIIKEILSKFNAETVHGMIHCSGGAQTKILHFVDNLHIVKENLFPIPPLFKLIQEQSKTDWKEMYQVFNCGHRMELYVSPEIAEEIIAISKSFDVNAQIVGRVEESDIKKLTIKSEFGIFEY comes from the coding sequence ATGAGTCAAGAAGTTTCGAAGAGATATGCGCAAAGAGGTGTTTCTGCATCTAAAGAAGATGTACACAACGCTATTAAGAATATAGACAAAGGATTATTCCCAAAGGCATTTTGTAAAATTGTGCCAGATTATTTAACAAATGATGATGATTATTGTTTAATAATGCATGCAGATGGGGCAGGAACAAAATCTTCTTTGGCTTATATGTATTGGAAAGAAACAGGTGATATTTCTGTATGGAAAGGGATTGCACAAGATGCTTTAATCATGAATATTGATGATTTATTGTGTGTAGGGGCTACAAATAATATCATGTTATCCTCAACAATCGGTCGAAATAAAAGCAAGATTCCTGGTGAAGTTTTATCAGCAATTATAAACGGAACAGAAGAATTAATCGAAGACTTAAAAGGTTTTGGAGTTACTATTCATTCCACAGGAGGAGAAACTGCCGATGTTGGTGATTTAGTGCGTACCATTATTGTGGATTCTACCGTAACGGCAAGAATGAAACGTTCTGAAGTTATTGATAATGCGAACATAAAGGCAGGTGATGTTATTGTTGGTCTAGAATCTTTTGGGCAAGCAACTTATGAAACTGAATATAACGGCGGTATGGGTTCTAACGGATTAACTTCTGCACGACATGATGTTTTTCATAAATATTTAGCTGAAAAATACCCAGAAAGTTTTGATGCTGCTGTTCCAGAAGAATTGGTCTATTCTGGAAATACAAAATTGACGGATGAGATTGAAAATTCGCCTATTGATGCTGGTAAATTAGTATTGTCTCCAACAAGAACTTATGCACCAATAATTAAAGAAATTTTATCAAAATTTAATGCTGAAACTGTTCACGGAATGATTCATTGTTCTGGTGGCGCGCAAACTAAAATATTGCATTTTGTAGATAATTTACATATTGTAAAAGAAAATCTATTTCCAATTCCGCCTTTATTTAAATTAATACAAGAGCAGTCAAAAACAGACTGGAAAGAAATGTATCAGGTTTTTAATTGTGGTCATAGAATGGAACTCTATGTTTCACCTGAAATTGCTGAAGAAATTATTGCCATCTCAAAATCCTTTGATGTAAATGCTCAAATTGTAGGTCGTGTTGAGGAATCTGACATAAAGAAATTGACGATTAAAAGTGAGTTTGGTATTTTTGAATATTAA
- a CDS encoding HD family phosphohydrolase — protein sequence MNEFVNKIYQNNTIIYKVILFLITTVAIVYLFPKGGQFKYDFSNGQLWKYDNLYATFDFAIQKTPEEISLEKKEIRSNAKLYFLYDTELVSKVNETFKNRIGLLKSNDSLSSDEIIRLKSVGESVIKKVYEPGFLSAVSQNKISNNNEIIALKKDNEVQDVPFKSLLNAKDVLAIINNNLGKEPYSLGQKSLLNILATIIKPNVTYDKIFTEKVIENDINRISYTKGKVSEGELIILKGGIVEGKKLAILNSLKSESESKVWTDSNYNWIVFGYTILVSLALLMLLLFLHKYRFEIFENNNKVTFIFFNVFAIIFIQTLVIKYNSDYLYIVPLSILPIIIKAFFDARLGLFTHVLTVLLLGYIVPNSFEFIYLHIIAGIVTILTVSELYKRANLFISVAQITGIYMITYFAFSIIKEGNASQINGDYFMLFAGNGALSFLSIILIYIYEKVFGLVSDVTLLELSNTNTKLLRELNEKAPGTFQHSMQVANLAEAAANEIGANSMLVRTGALYHDIGKMVNPMYFIENQATSVNPHNDLSPRDSSKIITDHVIKGVEIAKKNKLPDRIIDFIRTHHGTSSTYYFYRKEQELNIDTEVNIKDFQYHGPIPFSKETAILMMCDASEAASKSIKNPTAQSINSLIDKIINKQMADNQFLNSDITFREIDVIKKVIKKKLMNIYHLRVEYPE from the coding sequence ATGAATGAATTTGTAAATAAAATCTACCAAAACAATACCATAATCTATAAGGTAATTTTGTTTTTAATTACCACTGTGGCCATTGTGTATTTATTTCCGAAAGGAGGTCAGTTTAAATATGATTTTAGTAACGGACAGCTCTGGAAATATGATAATTTATATGCAACTTTTGATTTTGCAATTCAAAAAACTCCCGAAGAAATTTCTTTAGAAAAGAAAGAAATTAGATCGAATGCAAAACTATATTTTCTTTATGATACCGAGTTGGTATCTAAAGTAAACGAAACTTTTAAAAATAGAATAGGACTTTTAAAATCGAATGATTCTTTATCTTCTGATGAAATTATTAGGCTTAAAAGTGTTGGAGAGAGTGTGATTAAAAAAGTATATGAACCCGGTTTTTTGTCTGCAGTAAGTCAAAATAAGATCTCTAATAATAATGAAATTATTGCCTTAAAGAAAGACAATGAAGTGCAAGATGTTCCTTTTAAAAGTCTTTTAAACGCTAAAGATGTTTTAGCTATTATTAATAATAATTTAGGAAAAGAACCGTATTCTTTGGGGCAAAAATCACTTTTAAATATTTTAGCAACCATTATAAAACCAAATGTTACTTATGATAAAATATTTACAGAAAAGGTCATAGAAAATGATATCAATCGGATATCTTACACGAAGGGAAAAGTTTCAGAAGGAGAATTAATTATTTTAAAAGGCGGTATTGTAGAGGGTAAAAAATTGGCAATTTTAAATTCATTAAAAAGTGAATCTGAATCTAAAGTTTGGACAGATTCTAATTATAATTGGATTGTTTTTGGATACACAATTTTAGTCTCATTAGCCCTATTGATGTTATTACTATTTTTGCATAAATATCGTTTTGAGATTTTTGAAAACAACAATAAAGTTACTTTTATCTTCTTTAATGTTTTTGCAATTATTTTTATTCAAACTTTGGTCATCAAGTACAATTCAGACTATTTATATATTGTTCCTTTAAGCATATTGCCCATAATTATAAAAGCATTTTTTGATGCACGTTTAGGACTCTTTACGCATGTTTTAACGGTGTTGCTTTTAGGGTATATTGTGCCCAATAGTTTCGAGTTTATTTACCTGCATATCATTGCAGGGATTGTTACCATCCTTACCGTATCCGAACTCTACAAGAGAGCCAATTTATTTATATCCGTTGCGCAAATTACAGGAATTTATATGATTACTTATTTTGCGTTTTCCATTATTAAAGAAGGCAATGCATCTCAAATAAATGGGGATTATTTTATGCTGTTTGCAGGGAATGGTGCACTTTCATTTTTATCCATTATATTAATTTACATCTATGAAAAAGTTTTCGGATTAGTTTCTGATGTAACACTTTTAGAATTATCCAATACCAATACAAAGCTTTTAAGAGAACTCAACGAAAAAGCACCAGGAACCTTCCAGCACTCTATGCAAGTTGCCAATTTAGCAGAAGCGGCAGCCAATGAAATTGGCGCAAATTCTATGTTGGTAAGAACAGGGGCGCTATATCATGATATAGGTAAAATGGTCAACCCGATGTATTTTATAGAAAATCAAGCTACTTCTGTAAATCCTCACAACGATTTATCGCCTAGAGATAGTTCTAAAATTATTACAGATCATGTTATAAAAGGAGTAGAGATCGCTAAAAAAAATAAATTACCAGATAGGATTATCGATTTTATAAGAACACATCATGGTACTAGTTCTACCTATTATTTTTATAGAAAGGAACAAGAATTAAATATAGATACAGAGGTCAATATCAAAGATTTTCAATATCATGGACCCATTCCGTTTTCTAAAGAAACTGCTATTTTAATGATGTGTGATGCTTCCGAAGCTGCCTCAAAAAGCATCAAAAATCCTACGGCGCAATCTATTAATAGTTTAATTGATAAAATTATCAATAAACAAATGGCAGACAATCAGTTTTTAAATTCTGATATTACATTTCGAGAAATTGATGTGATTAAAAAAGTTATTAAGAAAAAATTGATGAATATCTACCATTTAAGGGTGGAATACCCTGAGTAA
- a CDS encoding sensor histidine kinase — protein sequence MKKDEIIKQQLLLQDLLISISTKYINADLSDIDQLVRKSLKQIGEFVDADRSYIFSYNFRNNTTSNTYEWCAKDIAPEIDNLQDISLNDFIPEWINAHKNGEAFYAEDVSLLPRDGEFGLRAILESQGIKSLITIPKIKNSELIGFVGFDSVRKIHQYSENEKNILFVFANMLVNIIQRKENEEFIKEQEQKKEELLNYLSIQNEELNDYAQAVSHDLKAPLINIHTLVHWFIEDNKEALGENFLNPLKEVLFNVEKMDLLIKGILAYSSIDKLESEDRSIHLNTMIDEVLKAISIPSNIKIKVQENLPILYGNALKFKLVFQNLIQNAIKYNDKENGIIEVGFTEKNEYFEFFVKDNGIGIHPDYFDKIFKVFTKLESTSSSSGIGLSIVKKIIHSYHGSVWVESKEDIGTTFYFTILKESMSIQEAI from the coding sequence ATGAAAAAAGATGAAATCATTAAGCAACAATTGCTTTTACAAGACTTATTAATAAGTATTTCTACAAAATATATAAATGCAGATTTATCAGATATTGATCAACTTGTTAGAAAATCCTTAAAACAGATAGGAGAGTTTGTAGACGCAGACAGAAGTTATATATTTTCTTATAATTTTAGAAATAACACCACTAGCAATACATACGAATGGTGTGCTAAAGATATTGCGCCCGAAATAGATAATTTACAAGACATATCTTTAAATGATTTCATTCCAGAATGGATAAATGCACACAAAAATGGAGAAGCTTTTTATGCTGAAGATGTAAGTCTTTTGCCAAGGGATGGCGAATTTGGGCTACGTGCAATTTTAGAATCTCAAGGAATTAAGAGCTTAATTACCATACCAAAGATTAAAAATAGTGAATTAATTGGGTTTGTTGGTTTTGATTCGGTTAGGAAAATTCACCAATATTCTGAAAATGAAAAAAATATTCTTTTTGTTTTTGCAAATATGCTTGTAAATATAATTCAAAGAAAAGAAAATGAAGAATTCATCAAAGAACAAGAGCAGAAAAAAGAAGAATTATTAAATTATTTATCAATTCAAAATGAAGAATTAAATGATTATGCGCAAGCTGTTTCTCATGATTTAAAAGCACCATTAATCAATATTCATACATTAGTACATTGGTTTATAGAAGATAATAAGGAAGCATTAGGAGAAAACTTCTTAAATCCTTTAAAAGAGGTTTTGTTTAATGTTGAGAAAATGGATTTATTGATAAAAGGAATTTTAGCATACTCAAGTATCGATAAATTAGAATCAGAGGATAGATCCATTCATTTAAATACGATGATTGATGAGGTTTTAAAAGCAATTTCAATCCCTTCGAATATAAAAATTAAAGTTCAAGAAAACTTACCAATTTTATACGGAAATGCTTTAAAGTTTAAACTAGTTTTTCAAAATCTAATTCAAAATGCTATTAAGTATAATGATAAAGAAAACGGAATCATTGAAGTGGGTTTCACTGAAAAAAATGAATATTTTGAGTTTTTCGTGAAGGATAACGGAATCGGTATTCACCCAGATTATTTTGATAAAATTTTTAAAGTGTTTACCAAATTAGAAAGTACGAGTTCTTCTTCTGGAATTGGGCTTTCTATCGTAAAAAAAATTATTCATTCGTATCATGGTTCTGTTTGGGTTGAAAGTAAAGAAGATATAGGAACAACCTTTTATTTTACCATTTTAAAAGAGTCGATGAGCATACAGGAAGCTATATAA